AATGGAAAATTTTTAGAAAGACATTATATTCCCATTTTCATTAAGGATCACTACAAAGGACATCTTTGGAAGTATAATGATGTAACGGAACGTGTTGTTACCCAAAACCTCCTCAAACAAAGTGAAGAACGCAACAGAATGATCATGGATTCTGCCATGAGTGCCATCATCATTACCAACCACAAGGGGCAAATCACTTTTTGGAATAAAAGTGCGGTCAATACCTTCGGTTGGACAAAAGAAGAAGTAGAAGGTAAAAAAATTCTTGAAAAAATTATTCCGAAAGCAGATAAAACGCTCTACACATCAATGCTGAATAAACAAGTGGAACGAAACATTATCAAAAAAAACGGAGAAGAACTTACGGTAGAAATATCAGTTATTGCCGTAGAACAGGATGATAACAAATATTACTGCTACTTCATTAAAGATATTTCTGAAAGAAAAAGAGCGGAAGATCGCATCAAGAGACAAGAGGAAAAATACCGGAACATCATTGCCAATATGAATTTGGGCTTGCTGGAAGTAGACAACAACGAAACCATCCGCTATGCCAATCAAAGTTTTTGTGATGTATCTGGCTATGATCCGGATGAGTTAATTGGCAAAAGTCCTTCACAGCTATTTGTATACGGAGAAAATAATCTTGAGTTTGTAAAAGAGCAAATCCTATTAAGAAAAAAAGGAGTTTCAAGCGTATATCAGCTTCCTGTAAAAAATAAGAGAGGAGAAATTAGATGGTGGGCAATAAGCGGAGCGCCCAATTATGATGATAACGGTAATCAGCTTGGTTCGATAGGAATCCACCTTGATGTTACGGACCAAAAAAAACTGGAAGAAGAACTAAAACAGGAAAAAGCTAAAGCATTGGAGGCATCCAAAGCCAAGGAAGTTTTCCTCGCTAATATGAGCCATGAGATAAGAACACCTCTTAATGCTATTATAGGTTTTTTACGAGAGTTGAAAAGAATAAGCCTTAATGCCACCCAAAAACAGTTTGTAGAAAACAGTTATAATGCTTCACAACATTTGTTATCAATTATTAACAATATTCTTGACATTTCCAAAATCGAATCCGGCGAAATGTCTCTGGAAAGCAAAAGCTTTTCATTACAAGAAAGTATCGAAAATGTTATTACCATTCTACAACCTAAAGCAAAACAAAAAAAATTACAACTATACGCTGTTTTTTCAAAGTCCCTCGCCCCTGCTCAAAAAGGAGACTCCTTAAAGATAGAACAGATTCTGTATAATATTATCGGCAATTCATTAAAATTTACAGATAAAGGTGAAATAAAGATAGAGTGTAATGTTATTAAAGACTTTTCCCGTTATCAGACTATTTCAATACGCATTACAGATACCGGAATCGGAATGAGTGAAGAGTATGTAAACAGTATCTTTAAAAAATTCAATCAGGAAGATAGCTCTATTTCCAGGAAATATGGTGGTACAGGTCTCGGAATGACTATTACCAAAGAGCTGGTCTCATTAATGAAAGGAAAGATTGAAGTGAATAGTGAGAAAAATAAAGGAACTGCTATCACCATCACTTTCAATGTTGACAAAGGAAATGAAGAAGCACCTTTAAAATCTTCCCAAAAGAAACAGAAAATTTCTATTCAGGGAATTCATGTATTGCTAGTTGAAGATAATGAACTGAACCAGCTGGTTGCAGAAAACTCACTGACATATTTTAAGTGCAACGTTACAAAAGCTGACAACGGCAGAATGGCAGTAGATCTATTAAGAAAAGAAAAGTTTGATATTATCCTGATGGATATTCAGATGCCTGAGATGGATGGTATAGAAGCCACCAAAATAATACGGGAAGAACTTGGAATCGAAACACCCATTATCGCCCTTACCGCAAACGCTTTCAAAACCGAGATAGACAATTGTATCGGTGCAGGAATGGATGACTATATTACCAAACCGTTTATTGAAGAGAACCTGCTCAATATTATTCACAAATACACCAAAAATCAAAGAAGAACCAACACAACGATATCCAATATGAGCAAAACACTTTATGATCTTAAAAATATACAGATGCTCAGCAGAGGAGATGAGGATTTTATTCAGAAAATGCTTTCCATATTCATTTCGCAGACCCAGGAAACAATTCCTTTGGTAGAAAAAGCATTTGAAGAGAAAGACTATGCAGAAATAGCAAGGCTCATCCATAAGATCAAGCCCAGTATAGAAGGCATAGGTATCTATTCCATTAAAGAAGACGTAAAACAGCTGGAAGTATCAGCAAAAGGACAGCACACAGATCTTCCTGAACTGTATACTCTATTTGAAAACATAAAAAAGACTCTTACTACCGTAATAATCCAGCTAAAAGAGGAGATTAAATAAAGAGTAACCATCCAAAATCAAGACTCAATTCCATATTTTGGAAAAAGAAAAATATTTAACCGCTTTATTTTCAGATAGTTAAATACAGGCACAATAATAGACTTATTGTTTTCAAATTAGAAAAATGGAAACAAATAAACAAAATTTAAAGTTTTTTATTGTAGATGATGACAGATTCTGTGCAAGTGTATATGAACAGTATTTGAAAAATCATAGCTATGAAGACATTATTTGCTTCAGCAGTGGAGAAGAATGCCTGGATGAGCTTCATCAGAAACCAGATGTTATTTTTCTGGATCACAACATGGAAGACCTGAACGGCTTTGAGGTTCTAAAGAAAATCAAACGTTTTGACCCGAACATTTATGTGATCATGGTCTCTGCACAGGAAAACATTGACACTGCTGTAAACGCACTTAAATACGGAGCATTTGACTATCTGGTAAAGGATGCGAATGTCTGCGAAAAAATGACAGAAACAATAGACAAGATCTTGAAAATAAAAGAAGAAATGTCTCAACACAAATTAAAAGGTTTCCGCAAATTCTTTTCAATTCTATTTTAAAAAAACTATGTCTAAAAAGCTCATCATATCATCCCTATTGATGCTTCTTCTTTTTTCCTGTAAAACGTATAATGTTTTGGAAGAAGATCAGGCATCCAGAAATATGCAGGATTTCAGTTTTGACCCGAACTACCAATACAAAATCCGTAAAGATGATAAAATAACACTTTCGGTTTGGGGACAGGATGATCTGAGTGTGGGATCCGTATATGGAATTTATAACTCTAATGAGGTCTATGGAAAATGGCTTTTGGTAGATATTAACGGAAATATTGAAATTCCAAAATTAGGAACAACTTCTGTAATCGGGAAATCTTTGCCCGAGCTGAAGGAAGACATAAAAACAAAACTTAAAAAATGGCTTGTGAACCCTATTGTTGATGTGAAAGTTCTTAACAAAGAAATTGCCGTGATGGGTGAAGTACGAAATCCTGCAGTGATTCAGGTCGATAAGGATCAGAATACATTACTTGAGATTATCTCAAAAACAGGAGGCTTTGAAATGTATGCGAACTTGAAATCAGTGAAAATTTTAAGACAGGAAGGCGAAAACGTAAGGGTTACCAACATCGATCTTACCAAAATGAAAGATGTTCCCAATCAGAATATTATTCTCCATCCGGGAGATTACGTTATTGTACCCTCTAAGAAAAGCAAGGACTTTGATAAAAGAGCTTCCACGATTATTCCTTTTACAACAGTTACCTCTGCAGCAGGAATACTCATTGGGCTTTTATAAAAAAAAGATTATGAACAACGAAAATATAAGATTTCTGAAACCTTTGCTGAGAGGTTTGCCTGTTGTAATTCTTGCAATGGTAATTTCTGTATTGGCTGCCAAAAAGTACCTCAACTATGTGACACCGATGTATGAAAGTACAGCAAAACTGAAGCTTGCCGATACCCAGCAAGGCGTTCCCAGTGCCAATCTTTTCAAGGATTTTGATGTATTTGCCTCTGCCAACAAAATCAGTACGGAAATCGAAGTTTTAA
This genomic interval from Chryseobacterium joostei contains the following:
- a CDS encoding PAS domain S-box protein, which translates into the protein METEIHNLLKRQINKYLTEDCKSHPQFKNFINAVNQSYQSFERDKELMDHAFKQSEEEYREIYINLKNENILKQKSISNLYESIKILDPAIEYLDSEDLTELSSYVSEQLRKRFFLQEQLNKQLKFQKLLMNISSEYINIPIEEVSESVNKSLKEMSEFVNADRSYIFRYDFAENTCSNVYEYCNEGITPQIDNLQNVPLDIISEWVEANQKGESIYYPDVQELPESNLKNLLQEQDIKSLLVIPAMLQNECLGFVGFDFVRNYHKVSHTEKNLLTIFTQVLVNVRERLVLERNLSRTVEILKKLLANLQSGILMEDENRQIIFTNDLFCKMFNIPISADDMIGIDCTNSAEESKALFKNEDYFVQRINEILKEKKIVTNELLETRNGKFLERHYIPIFIKDHYKGHLWKYNDVTERVVTQNLLKQSEERNRMIMDSAMSAIIITNHKGQITFWNKSAVNTFGWTKEEVEGKKILEKIIPKADKTLYTSMLNKQVERNIIKKNGEELTVEISVIAVEQDDNKYYCYFIKDISERKRAEDRIKRQEEKYRNIIANMNLGLLEVDNNETIRYANQSFCDVSGYDPDELIGKSPSQLFVYGENNLEFVKEQILLRKKGVSSVYQLPVKNKRGEIRWWAISGAPNYDDNGNQLGSIGIHLDVTDQKKLEEELKQEKAKALEASKAKEVFLANMSHEIRTPLNAIIGFLRELKRISLNATQKQFVENSYNASQHLLSIINNILDISKIESGEMSLESKSFSLQESIENVITILQPKAKQKKLQLYAVFSKSLAPAQKGDSLKIEQILYNIIGNSLKFTDKGEIKIECNVIKDFSRYQTISIRITDTGIGMSEEYVNSIFKKFNQEDSSISRKYGGTGLGMTITKELVSLMKGKIEVNSEKNKGTAITITFNVDKGNEEAPLKSSQKKQKISIQGIHVLLVEDNELNQLVAENSLTYFKCNVTKADNGRMAVDLLRKEKFDIILMDIQMPEMDGIEATKIIREELGIETPIIALTANAFKTEIDNCIGAGMDDYITKPFIEENLLNIIHKYTKNQRRTNTTISNMSKTLYDLKNIQMLSRGDEDFIQKMLSIFISQTQETIPLVEKAFEEKDYAEIARLIHKIKPSIEGIGIYSIKEDVKQLEVSAKGQHTDLPELYTLFENIKKTLTTVIIQLKEEIK
- a CDS encoding polysaccharide biosynthesis/export family protein, giving the protein MSKKLIISSLLMLLLFSCKTYNVLEEDQASRNMQDFSFDPNYQYKIRKDDKITLSVWGQDDLSVGSVYGIYNSNEVYGKWLLVDINGNIEIPKLGTTSVIGKSLPELKEDIKTKLKKWLVNPIVDVKVLNKEIAVMGEVRNPAVIQVDKDQNTLLEIISKTGGFEMYANLKSVKILRQEGENVRVTNIDLTKMKDVPNQNIILHPGDYVIVPSKKSKDFDKRASTIIPFTTVTSAAGILIGLL
- a CDS encoding response regulator; translated protein: METNKQNLKFFIVDDDRFCASVYEQYLKNHSYEDIICFSSGEECLDELHQKPDVIFLDHNMEDLNGFEVLKKIKRFDPNIYVIMVSAQENIDTAVNALKYGAFDYLVKDANVCEKMTETIDKILKIKEEMSQHKLKGFRKFFSILF